A portion of the Drosophila sechellia strain sech25 chromosome 2R, ASM438219v1, whole genome shotgun sequence genome contains these proteins:
- the LOC6615712 gene encoding odorant receptor 59a, giving the protein MAEVRVDSLEFFKSHWTAWRYLGVAHLRVENWKNLYVFYSILSNLLVTLCYPVHLGMSLFRNRTLTEDILNLTTFATCTACSVKCLLYAYNIKDVLEMERLLRLLDERVVGPEQRSIYGQVRVQLRNVLYVFIGIYMPCALFAELSFLFKEERGLMYPAWFPFDWLHSTRNYYIANAYQIVGITFQLLQNYVSDCFPAVVLCLISSHIKMLYKRFEKVGLDPARDAEKDLEACITDHKHILELFRRIEAFISLPMLIQFTVTALNVCIGIAGLVFFVSEPMARMYFIFYSLAMPLQIFPSCFFGTDNEYWFGRLHYAAFSCNWHTKNRSFKRKMMLFVEQSLKKSTAVAGGMMRIHLDTFFSTLKGAYSLFTIIIRMRK; this is encoded by the exons ATGGCAGAGGTCAGAGTGGACAGTCTGGAGTTTTTCAAGAGCCATTGGACCGCCTGGCGGTACTTGGGAGTGGCTCATCTTCGGGTCGAGAACTGGAAGAACCTATACGTGTTTTACAGCATCCTGTCGAATCTTCTCGTCACCCTGTGCTACCCCGTTCACCTGGGAATGTCCCTCTTTCGCAATCGCACCCTCACCGAGGACATCCTCAACCTGACCACATTTGCGACCTGCACAGCCTGCTCGGTGAAGTGCCTGCTCTACGCCTACAACATCAAGGATGTGCTGGAGATGGAGCGGCTGTTGAGGCTGTTGGATGAGCGCGTCGTGGGTCCGGAGCAGCGCAGCATCTACGGCCAGGTGAGGGTCCAGCTGCGGAATGTGCTGTACGTCTTCATCGGCATCTACATGCCGTGTGCCCTGTTCGCCGAGCTATCCTTCCTGTTCAAGGAGGAGCGTGGTCTGATGTACCCCGCCTGGTTTCCCTTCGACTGGCTGCACTCCACCAGGAACTACTACATAGCGAACGCCTATCAAATTGTGGGCATCACGTTCCAGCTCCTGCAGAACTATGTGAGCGACTGCTTTCCGGCGGTGGTGCTGTGCCTGATCTCATCCCACATCAAAATGCTGTACAAGAGATTCGAGAAGGTGGGCCTGGATCCGGCCAGAGATGCGGAGAAGGACCTGGAGGCCTGCATCACCGATCACAAGCATATTCTAGA ACTTTTCCGACGCATCGAGGCCTTCATTTCCCTGCCCATGCTAATTCAGTTCACAGTGACCGCTTTAAATGTGTGCATCGGCATAGCAGGCCTGGTGTTTTTCGTCAGCGAGCCCATGGCACGGATGTACTTCATCTTCTACTCCCTGGCCATGCCGCTGCAGATCTTCCCGTCCTGCTTTTTCGGCACCGACAACGAGTACTGGTTCGGACGCCTCCACTACGCGGCCTTCAGCTGCAATTGGCACACGAAGAACAGGAGCTTTAAGCGGAAAATGATGCTGTTCGTTGAGCAATCGTTGAAGAAGAGCACCGCTGTGGCTGGCGGAATGATGCGTATCCACCTGGACACGTTTTTTTCCACCCTAAAGGGTGCCTACTCCCTCTTCACCATCATTATTCGGATGAGAAAGTAG
- the LOC6615714 gene encoding S-phase kinase-associated protein 1 produces the protein MPVIKLQSSDGEIFETDIETAKCSSTIKTLLEDCPVEAESDTLIPLPNVNSTILKKILIWAKHHREDDAEENEEEADKSVAVQITPWDAEFLTMDQGTLFELILAANYLDIPNLLNAACMTVANMIKGRTAEEIRQTFHITNDFSPSEEDLQTVEAEVPQEDEATVYGDI, from the coding sequence ATGCCAGTCATCAAATTGCAGTCCTCCGATGGCGAAATTTTCGAAACCGACATCGAGACTGCGAAGTGCTCGAGCACCATTAAGACCCTGCTGGAGGATTGTCCAGTGGAGGCGGAGAGCGACACTCTTATCCCGCTGCCCAATGTGAACTCGACGATCCTGAAGAAGATACTCATTTGGGCCAAGCACCATCGCGAGGACGATGCTGAGGAGAACGAAGAGGAAGCGGACAAATCCGTGGCAGTGCAGATCACCCCCTGGGACGCCGAGTTCCTGACCATGGATCAGGGCACGCTCTTTGAACTCATCCTGGCGGCCAACTACCTGGACATCCCCAATCTGCTGAACGCCGCCTGCATGACGGTGGCCAACATGATCAAGGGCCGCACGGCGGAGGAGATTCGCCAGACCTTCCACATAACCAACGATTTCTCGCCCTCCGAGGAGGATTTGCAGACCGTGGAGGCGGAGGTCCCGCAGGAGGACGAGGCGACAGTGTACGGCGACATATAA